AGCTCTGGAAAATCATCCCAATATTGCGCCGCAGAGTCCGCAGCTCTTTGCCTCTAGCCTTGGTAATTGACTCACCATTGATTAAAATATCACCATCAGTAATGTCAATCAGGCGGTTAATGGAGCGCAAAAGTGTCGACTTCCCAGCACCAGAGAGACCAACAATAACGACAAATTCGCCCTTATTGATAGTTAAATTGACATCCTTTAAACCAACAACGTCTTTACCATAAATTTTTTTAACGTTTTTTAATTCAATAACTGGCTTAACTGAAGAATCTGCCATTATATACTTCCTTTATATATCTTACTTTTTAGTTGACTCAATAATCTTTTCGTATTTACGGACGACGGCAAAGTCACTATCTTTAGCAGGAACGTAACCTTCGTGAGTGTAAATACTTTCGATAATCTTCTTACCCTTCTTAGATTTACCAATATCAATAAAGGCATTAGCTAACTTTTTACGGAATGCCTTTGGCATACTTGGAACTACAGAAATCGTGTCATTAGGAATATTTTTAGTAAAGTAAATCGGCACAACTTGACTCATAATCTTCGGGTTGTCTTTTTGAACGATTGTTCGTGCATCTTCAAAGACAAAGGCAGCATCAGTATCGTCGTTTAAAACGTTTAGAACTGCTTGGTCTTGACCAGTAACAGTAACTAGCTTACAACTCTTAGGTACGTCTAAGCCCTTTTCCTTTAATTCAGCAATTGGGAAAACGTATCCTGCTGAAGAAGTTGGACTTTGGATTGAAATTGACTTACCCTTTAAATCTTTCCAACTCTTAATCTTTGAGTCTTTTCTAACTAAAATTTCTGCCCGGTAAAAGTTAACAAGGTTCTTAGTTGGTTTCCCGCCCGGTTGCTTAACACCATATCTTTGGGCTTGCAATAAAACATCAGCAGCACCTTGCTTGTGTGCCAAAATATAACCGTTTGGTGGCAAAAAGCCAACATCAACCTTCTTAGACTTCATTGCTTCAACAACAGTGTTGTAGTCTGTTGACATTGAAACATGAACCGGAATGCCTAAACGATCAGAAAGCATCTTTTCTAACGGCTTAGCTCGAGCTTGCAGCTTAGTTGCAGCTTGACTGGGGACAAATTGAACGTTCAAAGATTTCGGGGTGGAACTTTCTTGACTCTTACTCTTACCTGAGCAAGCAGTTGCCATCAGCGCTACTAAAAAAACGGCAGCACCAGCTAGCACTTTCTTAAATTTTTTCATTATGTCCTCCTAGACATCAAAAAAAGACTTAATGTAACAACACAAACGGGAATTATATTAAGTCTTTCAATAACTTTTTTGGTTAAAAAACGAACAATGCGACTATTTACAAGAAAGCAAAAAGTCTTAGCTGCAAAAACACCAATGAACGCTACGCGCCGTTCATCTTTTTGCATGACTTTCACTCCCCTTTCAACCGTATTGCATTCATTCTATTAAATAATAGCAGAAATTGGTTGTTTAGAAAAGAAAATTATTTAAAAAACTATTTTCAACCTAAAAATTACTAGCTATTTCCTCAACGAATGGATTATTTTTACTGCTTAGTTGACGCTACAATCTTATTATATTGCCGGATAATGTCGTAATCACTATCTTTAGCCGGGGCATACCCCTCATGATTGTAGACACTTTCGATAATCTTTTTACCCTCCTTAGACTTGCTAATTGCAATAAATGCCTTAGATAATTTTTCTTGGAAAGACTTAGGCAAACTTGGAATAACCGAAATTGTGTCGTTGGGGATCCTCTTAGTAAAGTAAATTGGCACTACCTTACTCATAATCTGCGGTTCATCTTTTAGCACATCATTACGTGCATCTTCAAAAACAAAGGCAGCATCAGTATCGCTGTTTAGGACATCAAGGACAGCTTGATCTGCCCCAGTAACAGTAACTAATTTACATTTCTTAGTAACATCTAGTCCCTTTTGCTTTAATTCAGCTACAGGAAAGACATAACCAGAATCAGAAGTTGGATTTTGAACTGAAATTGATTTTCCTTTTAAATCCTTCCAATTCTTAATTGTAGAATCCTTCTTAACAACAATCTCACCGCGATAAGACTTAACTAACTGCTTAGTCTGCTTACCATTCGGCTGCTTAATACCGTAACGTTCTGCTTGAAGTAACAGGTTAGCAGCCTTTTGTTTATGCGCCATGATATAAGCGTCAGATGGTAAAAAACCAACCTGAACTTTTTTAGACTTCATAGCTTCAACCAAACCATTGTAGTCAGTTGACATTGAAACATGAACTGGAATGCCTAATTGCTTAGATAACAGCTTTTCCATTGGCTTTGCACGAGCTTCCAATTTATTAGCAGCTACACTTGGAACAAATTGCACGTTAATTGATTTAGGTTCCTCACTTTTGTTCGTACTCTTATTCGAGCAGGCTGTTACCCCAACCGCTAAGACCATTAATACTAGACCCATCAACACTTGCTTCAGTTTTTTCATCAGTACCTCCCCAAAATACAAAAGGGCATAGTATGACTCAGTCATAATATGCCCTTGAATATTGTTAACAAAATGCAGCGATCACAGCACTTAAATAAAATCATGATCGTTATGGAAAAATATTAACACAAATATTCGGATTATTGCAAGAAATTAGATAACTTTTTATTAACAAAAAAAGCCAAGTTAAATTAATCTAGCTTAACTTTAATTAACAACTATTTTTGCATATCTTTAACAATTTTTTCGTACTTACGGACTGTATCAAAGTCGCTATCTTTGGCAGGAGCATAGCCTTCATGAGCATAAACCTTCTCAATTAAAGCATGCCCCTTCTTTGTCTTACTAATCTCAATAAATGCATTGGCAAGTTTCTTTCTAAACTTCTTTGACATGTTTGGAACTACTGACACAGTATCGTTCGGAATTCTAGCCTTAGTAAAGTAAATCGGCACAACTTGGCTCATGATCTTGGGATAGTCTTTTAAAACCTTATTACGCGCATCTTCAAAGACAAATGCCGCATCTGTGTCACCATTTAACACATTCAAAACAGCTTGGTCATGACCGGTAACAGTAACTAACTTGCAGCTCTTAGGAACGTCCAAGCCCTTTTCCTTTAATTCGGCAATTGGATAAATATAACCTGAAGTTGAAGTCGGTGATTGAATTGAAATTGACTTACCTTTCAAATCTTTCCAACTCTTAATCTTCGAATCCTTCTTAGCAACAATTTCTGCTCTAAATGACTTGGTCAGCGTTTTAGTCCAGCGACCACCGGGCTGCTTAATATCAAAACGTTCAGACTGCAGTAATACATCGGCTGCCCCCTGCTTATGGGCAACTACATAGCCATCTGGTGGTAAAAAGCCAACATCGACCTTCCTAGACTTCATTGCTTCCATTAAAGCATTGTCACTAGTTGACACTAGCACGTGAACCGGAATACCAAGTTTGGCTGTCAGCAGTTTTTCCAATGGTTTGGCTCGGCCTTCCAGCTTGTTGGCTGCAATACTTGGAACAAATTCAACCGTTAATGATTTAGGCGTATAGTCCTTACTATTAGCCCCTGTACTTTTATTCGAACAAGCCGTTGCTACCATTGCAACTAGCATTACGGCTATGCCCAACAACACCCGTTTTAATTTTTTCATCTTGCCCTCCACGGCTAAAACTAACTGAATATAAAAGGGCATAATGTATCCATATCACATCATGCCCTTGTTAATATTCCTAAATAAAAGCGAACAGTCATCATATACTATGTTCATTATATGAAAGCATAGCACAGAAAAATACATTCAGACAAGAGAATTTTGATAATATTTTTATGAGAATGTTATTAAATTAGTAGCTAGCTATATTGAATAAAAAAGCACCCAGAGTTGTGGGTACTTTAATAGTAAATTATTACTTCTTAAGTGATTGTGCAATCTTATTGTATTTACGAACAATATTGTAGTCACTGTCTTTAGCTGAGTGATAGCCATATTGGTCATACATCTTTTGAATCAGCTTTTGACCGTCTTTAGTCTTACTAATGTCCATAAAGGCCTTAGCTAACTTCTTCCGGAATGCTTGTGGAATACCTGGACGAACTGAAATCGTATCGTTAGGAATTGGTGTTGTAAAGTAAATCGGCACTACCTTTTCCTTGATATTTGGTACATCATGCAGAACCTTGTTTCTTGCATCTTCAAACACAAAGGCAGCATCAGTATCACCACTTAAAACATTTAGCACGGCGGCATCATGACCGTTAACCGTTACCAACTTACAGTCTTTAGTAACGTCTAAACCCTTTTGCTTTAATTCTGCAACTGGGGTAATGTAGCCTAATGTCGAAGTTGGACTTTGAATCGAAATTGACTTACCCTTTAAATCTTTCCATGATTTGATGTTTGACTTTTTACGGACAACAATTTCAGCACGCAAAGTGTGAACCAGCTTCTTAGTCCAAGTACCACCTGGCTCTTTAATCCCATAACGTTCTGATTGCAAAATAACGTCGGCGGCTTTTTGTTGGTGAGCTTGAACATAAGCACCAGCTGCTAAGAAGCCAACATCAACTTTTTTAGACTTCATTGCCTCAATTTCAGCGTTATTGTCAGTTGAAGTTGTTACGTGGACAGGAATTCCCAGTCTCTTAGAAAGCATCTTTTCAAGTGGCTTACCTTCACCGCCCATTCGGCCAGAGGCATCACTAGGAACAAACTGCACATTCAGTGATTTCGGCATATTATTGCTGCTCTTAGTTTCTTTTTTATTTGAACAAGCAGTCAATGCAAACATTCCCATCACGGCCACTGCACCAACTAATACTTTTTTAAATTTCTTCATGATTACCTCCTATAAGTGTCATGAATAAAAAAGACTTAACGTTAATTACAAACGTAACTGACGCTAAGCCTCATAAGCATACTATGTAAATGAATGAATTTTCCCTGTAAAAGAGCTCCCGCAAACGCAAATAACGCTAAACTAATCCGTCTTGTCATAGAATTGCCTTGCATCATGTGTCGCCCTCTTTCACCTAAAATTAATTCATAAAAATAATAGCAGAAATTTAAGCAAAATAAAAGCGTAATCATTAAAAGATTATCTAACAACCCGTTATTTTTGCCTAATTGGGTTGTTGTCAATATCAGTGCGAACAATTAACACATCAGCCAGCGCATGCTGGTTAACATATTCGGTAACTGACCCCATCAACATTCTCTCAACTGCATTCAAGCCAGTTGCACCCATAATGATTAAATTATCGTGGTGATCCTTGATAAAGTCATAGGAAATAACTGCCTTCGGACTACCATAACGAATATGATAATCAATATCATCAAAGTCAAAGTTATCATGTGCCCATTGCTTCAAACTCTTTAAATATTTACCAGTGTCTTGCGTCATCTGGTAAACAGTATCGCCTGAAATTAGCGTATCCTGCATCTCACCCAAAAACTGCCTAGTGTCAATCACGTTCAAAACATCAATATGAGCATTTTCCGTCATTGCAATCTTAACTGCTTTATCAAAAGATCTTTCAGCTGATTCTGAACCATCAACTGGAACTAAAATACTGTCTTTTTTCGTACTCATGTACTCACCTTCTAGAAATATATTATTTTATTTAACACTAATTTTAACATATTTTCGATAGTAATTACTTTTTTTATAATTGTTTACGCCTTAGTTTATTGCTAAAATAGAACGTAAATGTCAAAAGATAAAGGGTGGAATTTATGACAGAAAATTTAACTAATCAATTAATCGGCGTTAAAAGCGGCCGCAACTTCCGTGAACTTGGTGGCTACAAAACTACTGATGGTAAAACCGTTAAAATGCACAAGTTATTAAGAACTGCTAACTTGGGTACTTTAGATGCAACTGACCTTAAGTTCTTACACGACTACGGCGTTAAATACATCGTTGATTTCAGAAGTCAAGCCGAAGTTGACCATGAACCTGACCGCATCCCTGAAGGTGCAGAATACGATTATGATCCTGTCTTCAGCGAGGACTTAACCAATGCTTCTAGAAGTATTGAAGACGTCATGAAGCAGGGGCAAAAGAATCCTCATGCAGGCTTTGAACACATGTTGTTTGCTTATGACGACATGATTACCAGTAAAGCTGCTCAAAAAGCTTACCGCCACTTCTTTGACTTATTATTAGCAAACGATGAAGACGGCAAGAGCTTGATCTTCCACTGTACTGCCGGTAAAGACAGAACTGGGGTTGGTGCACTACTTATCTTAACTGCTCTCGGTGTTCCGCTTGACACTATCAAAAAGGATTATTTATTAACTAATATTGCAACTGCTGACTTCGTTAAAGGCTTTTTAGAAAAAGCTAAGGAAGATGGCGCCGACGATGCAACATTAAATATTTTAAAAGACTTCCAAACCGTTCACGTAGAGTACATTGAACATGTCTTGACAACTATTAATGAAAAATACGGTAGCGTGAATAACTACTTACGTGATATTATGAAATTAACTGATGCGGAAATCAGTAAGTTACGTAAAATTTACTTAAAATAATAGTTAAAGGAGACCTTTTATGACTAAAACAAAGACCGTTTACTTTGGTGCAGGCTGGTTTAACGAAAAGCAAAACAACGCTTATCAGGCAGCAATGAAAGCCTTAGCTGCCAACCCAACCATTGACCTTGAAAACAGTTATGTTCCATTGGACCACCAATACAAAGGCATCAATGTTGAAGAACATCCAGAATATCTGCATGATCGCGAATGGGCAACTGCAACTTATCATGGTGACTTAATTGGTATTAAAGCCAGTGACGTCATGATAGGTGTTTACTTGCCAGAAGAAGAAGACGTTGGCTTGGGAATGGAACTGGGCTACGCTTTGAGTCAAGGCAAATATATTTTATTGGTTATTCCTGATGAAGATTATGGTAAGCCAATTAACTTAATGAGCTGGGGTGTTTGCGACAACGCCATTAAGCTCAGCGAACTAGAAAATTACGACTTTAATAAACCACGCTTCAACTTTTATGACGGTGCTGTTTACTAAAACACATATTACTAACAAAGGATTCTCGACTGAGAATCCTTTTTATCTTGTTATTTAAATTATGCCTTGTAGCGTGACTTACCACTTAAGTAAGTTTCGCTCAAAGTCATGTCTGGATTAAGCACGATAAAGTCTGCATCCTTATCTGGTGCAATTGAACCACACTTATCCAAAATGTGGGCACTCTTGGCTGGAACATACGAAGCCATCATAATCGCTTCTTCAGGAGTTGCCACGTTCCAGTCAACAACATTTTTAACGGCTGTCTTCAATTGCAGAATACTGCCGGCTAAGTTATCGTTGCTCTTTAATCGAGCCATTCCATCTTGAACATAAACCGGTAATTCACCTAGCATGTAGTCACCATCAGGCATCATTCCAGCTTCCATACAGTCAGTAATCAGGGCAACATGTTCAGCACCCTTTAATTGAACTAAAGCGCGCACCATTTCTTTTTTAACATGGTGACCATCGCAAATTAATTCATCGGTTACATTGCGCATTGCCATTGCCGCGTTAGAAATTGATGGCGCGTGGTGCGATGGATCTGGCATCCCGTTAAATGTATGAGTAAACATGGTTGCGCCGTCTTCAATTCCAGCTGCAGCTTGCTCGAAGTTAGCACTTGAGTGTCCTAAAGAAACAACAACGCCCTCTTTGACCGCACTGCGGATGAATTCTCTAGTGCCCTTACGTTCAGGCGCAAGAGAAATCTTATTAAGCATGCCATGTGACTCATCCCGCCACTTATTAAACTGGTTAATATCCGGATCAAGCAAATATTTTGGATTTTCAGCACCAGCATGCTCAGCAGTAAAGTAAGGCCCTTCAAAGTGCAAACCTTGAATTTTAGCGCCCGTTTCTTCGCCCTGATGGTCGCCAAACATCCGACAAATGCGACTTAAGGTATCAGCACCAGCAGTATAAGTTGTTGGCAGCCAACTGGTAACGCCAGATTGCAAAAAGCCTTCAGACAAGCGATTAATTCCTGCCCAGTCGCTCTTCATCACGTCTTCTTTAAGCGAGCCGTGAACGTGAGTGTCAACTAATCCCGGAGCAATCCACTTGCCAGAATAATCAACAATCTTGCCCTCCGGTTTTTCTTGTTCTGAATAATAAAAGCCAAACTGCCCGTTATCTTGGATTTCAAGATAGCCTCCTTGGGTAGTTATATTTTCCATAAAAAATTTATCAGCGTGAATATAATAAGACATTATTTCCTCCCTTTTTACCAAAGTTCACTTCGTCATAATAAGTTTATTTTAAACCATTAAATTGGTATTAACCAGTTTAATCACAAATACTACAGAAAAACTTGTTTTTTTAGTTATAATAGGTATTAAGCAAATTAAATAGGAAGCAAAAATTATGACAGATGATATGCAAACAAGCAAACACCTACTAGGTGCATTAACTGGCGCCAATAGATGTGAAAATTATTATGAATTGCATTACGCAACCGGCGAAGTTGCGCAATTTTATGTTTTAGCTGACGGTATTTTTCGCTTTGTGCTTAATCCAAATACCGATTCCGCAGCAGAGCAAACGTCAGCGCTTCAGCTTAATTTTAGTAATGAATCTTTTGAGCATTCACAAGTACGCGCAACCAGCGACTCACTAATTATCCAAGCGGGCAATTACCAAGTTATTTTTGCGCAAAAACCCGCTGTGATGAGTATCTTTGATGAAACACTGCACCGCACCCGGATGAAGCAGGCACAACCGCTTGAATTAGCAGCTAACCAAACCCGTGAATTTTTAAAGCAAAACAAAAACGAATTTTACTTTGGCGGCGGTCTGCAAAATGGTTACTTTAGTCACAAGGGACGTAAAATCGCCATCAAGAGTGATCACATTACCGGCAAGGGCGGCGTTATTACTCAAGTGCCGTTCTTCTGGTCTAATGCTGGCTACGGGGAATTGCGCAACACTTATTCAAGCGGCAGCTATGACTTTGGCGTGAATAACAGCGGCTTAACCACAATCAGTCACCAAGATCGTATTTTTGATAATTTTTATATTATTGGCGATACGCCGCAAGCTATTTTAGCTAAATACTATACGCTAACTGGTAAGCCAATGATGTTACCAAAATATACGTTGGGCTTAGGGCACGTTGGCAACTTCTGTACAACCTTATGGCAGCCTAGTGAAACCAAAGAACGTAATGCCAACAAATTCGGCAATAATTATTACACCCGAACAAGCGACGCGGACAAAGCTGCCGGCAAGGCTTCACTTAATGGCGAAGAAGACTACCATTTTTCAGCGCGAGCCATGCTTGAGCAGTACAAGGCATTGCACTTTCCACTCAGCTGGTTTGTGCCGAACTACGGCGTG
The sequence above is a segment of the Lactobacillus sp. ESL0677 genome. Coding sequences within it:
- a CDS encoding phosphate/phosphite/phosphonate ABC transporter substrate-binding protein is translated as MKKFKKVLAGAAVFLVALMATACSGKSKSQESSTPKSLNVQFVPSQAATKLQARAKPLEKMLSDRLGIPVHVSMSTDYNTVVEAMKSKKVDVGFLPPNGYILAHKQGAADVLLQAQRYGVKQPGGKPTKNLVNFYRAEILVRKDSKIKSWKDLKGKSISIQSPTSSAGYVFPIAELKEKGLDVPKSCKLVTVTGQDQAVLNVLNDDTDAAFVFEDARTIVQKDNPKIMSQVVPIYFTKNIPNDTISVVPSMPKAFRKKLANAFIDIGKSKKGKKIIESIYTHEGYVPAKDSDFAVVRKYEKIIESTKK
- a CDS encoding phosphate/phosphite/phosphonate ABC transporter substrate-binding protein, which translates into the protein MKKLKQVLMGLVLMVLAVGVTACSNKSTNKSEEPKSINVQFVPSVAANKLEARAKPMEKLLSKQLGIPVHVSMSTDYNGLVEAMKSKKVQVGFLPSDAYIMAHKQKAANLLLQAERYGIKQPNGKQTKQLVKSYRGEIVVKKDSTIKNWKDLKGKSISVQNPTSDSGYVFPVAELKQKGLDVTKKCKLVTVTGADQAVLDVLNSDTDAAFVFEDARNDVLKDEPQIMSKVVPIYFTKRIPNDTISVIPSLPKSFQEKLSKAFIAISKSKEGKKIIESVYNHEGYAPAKDSDYDIIRQYNKIVASTKQ
- a CDS encoding phosphate/phosphite/phosphonate ABC transporter substrate-binding protein, producing MKKLKRVLLGIAVMLVAMVATACSNKSTGANSKDYTPKSLTVEFVPSIAANKLEGRAKPLEKLLTAKLGIPVHVLVSTSDNALMEAMKSRKVDVGFLPPDGYVVAHKQGAADVLLQSERFDIKQPGGRWTKTLTKSFRAEIVAKKDSKIKSWKDLKGKSISIQSPTSTSGYIYPIAELKEKGLDVPKSCKLVTVTGHDQAVLNVLNGDTDAAFVFEDARNKVLKDYPKIMSQVVPIYFTKARIPNDTVSVVPNMSKKFRKKLANAFIEISKTKKGHALIEKVYAHEGYAPAKDSDFDTVRKYEKIVKDMQK
- a CDS encoding phosphate/phosphite/phosphonate ABC transporter substrate-binding protein, yielding MKKFKKVLVGAVAVMGMFALTACSNKKETKSSNNMPKSLNVQFVPSDASGRMGGEGKPLEKMLSKRLGIPVHVTTSTDNNAEIEAMKSKKVDVGFLAAGAYVQAHQQKAADVILQSERYGIKEPGGTWTKKLVHTLRAEIVVRKKSNIKSWKDLKGKSISIQSPTSTLGYITPVAELKQKGLDVTKDCKLVTVNGHDAAVLNVLSGDTDAAFVFEDARNKVLHDVPNIKEKVVPIYFTTPIPNDTISVRPGIPQAFRKKLAKAFMDISKTKDGQKLIQKMYDQYGYHSAKDSDYNIVRKYNKIAQSLKK
- a CDS encoding universal stress protein; this translates as MSTKKDSILVPVDGSESAERSFDKAVKIAMTENAHIDVLNVIDTRQFLGEMQDTLISGDTVYQMTQDTGKYLKSLKQWAHDNFDFDDIDYHIRYGSPKAVISYDFIKDHHDNLIIMGATGLNAVERMLMGSVTEYVNQHALADVLIVRTDIDNNPIRQK
- a CDS encoding tyrosine-protein phosphatase; translated protein: MTENLTNQLIGVKSGRNFRELGGYKTTDGKTVKMHKLLRTANLGTLDATDLKFLHDYGVKYIVDFRSQAEVDHEPDRIPEGAEYDYDPVFSEDLTNASRSIEDVMKQGQKNPHAGFEHMLFAYDDMITSKAAQKAYRHFFDLLLANDEDGKSLIFHCTAGKDRTGVGALLILTALGVPLDTIKKDYLLTNIATADFVKGFLEKAKEDGADDATLNILKDFQTVHVEYIEHVLTTINEKYGSVNNYLRDIMKLTDAEISKLRKIYLK
- a CDS encoding nucleoside 2-deoxyribosyltransferase, giving the protein MTKTKTVYFGAGWFNEKQNNAYQAAMKALAANPTIDLENSYVPLDHQYKGINVEEHPEYLHDREWATATYHGDLIGIKASDVMIGVYLPEEEDVGLGMELGYALSQGKYILLVIPDEDYGKPINLMSWGVCDNAIKLSELENYDFNKPRFNFYDGAVY
- the nagA gene encoding N-acetylglucosamine-6-phosphate deacetylase, with amino-acid sequence MSYYIHADKFFMENITTQGGYLEIQDNGQFGFYYSEQEKPEGKIVDYSGKWIAPGLVDTHVHGSLKEDVMKSDWAGINRLSEGFLQSGVTSWLPTTYTAGADTLSRICRMFGDHQGEETGAKIQGLHFEGPYFTAEHAGAENPKYLLDPDINQFNKWRDESHGMLNKISLAPERKGTREFIRSAVKEGVVVSLGHSSANFEQAAAGIEDGATMFTHTFNGMPDPSHHAPSISNAAMAMRNVTDELICDGHHVKKEMVRALVQLKGAEHVALITDCMEAGMMPDGDYMLGELPVYVQDGMARLKSNDNLAGSILQLKTAVKNVVDWNVATPEEAIMMASYVPAKSAHILDKCGSIAPDKDADFIVLNPDMTLSETYLSGKSRYKA